From a single Methylosinus sp. H3A genomic region:
- a CDS encoding GyrI-like domain-containing protein: MTKTPLENYHARMRRVLDYIDRRLDEDLSLATLSGVAAFSKHHFHRQFSATFGLSAHRYVQLARMKRASYRLAFRNDANVTEIAMDAGYEAPDAFARAFRDCVGQAPSAFRKSPDWEPWLAALEPLDRARSADMTYSPTDVIIRDFPATHVAILTHRGDPALVYATVRRFIDWRRAAGLGRDVAATFTIFHCDPRTTPPEEFRLDLCAATNRPIEANAQGVAAGLIAGGRCAVLRVIGSSENLERPALFLYRDWLPSSGEEPRDFPLFCQRISFYPDAPEHETVTDLFLPIE, encoded by the coding sequence ATGACGAAAACGCCGCTGGAGAATTACCACGCGAGGATGCGACGCGTGCTGGACTATATCGACCGGCGCCTCGACGAGGATCTGAGCCTGGCGACTCTCAGCGGCGTGGCGGCTTTCTCGAAGCATCATTTCCACCGGCAGTTCAGCGCGACTTTCGGCCTCTCGGCGCATCGCTATGTCCAGCTCGCCCGCATGAAGCGGGCGTCCTATCGGCTGGCCTTTCGCAATGACGCCAATGTGACCGAGATCGCCATGGACGCCGGCTATGAGGCGCCGGACGCGTTCGCCCGCGCCTTTCGGGATTGCGTCGGGCAAGCGCCATCGGCCTTCCGCAAATCTCCCGACTGGGAGCCGTGGCTCGCGGCCTTGGAGCCGCTGGACAGAGCCAGGAGCGCAGACATGACATATTCCCCGACCGATGTGATCATTCGAGATTTTCCGGCGACGCATGTCGCCATTCTGACGCATAGAGGCGATCCGGCCCTGGTCTATGCGACGGTGCGGCGCTTCATCGACTGGCGCAGAGCCGCCGGACTCGGACGCGACGTCGCCGCGACCTTCACGATTTTTCATTGCGACCCGCGGACCACGCCGCCGGAGGAGTTCCGTCTCGATCTCTGCGCCGCTACGAATCGTCCGATCGAAGCCAATGCGCAGGGCGTGGCCGCCGGACTGATAGCGGGCGGACGCTGCGCGGTTCTGCGCGTCATCGGCTCCAGCGAAAATCTGGAGCGGCCAGCGCTGTTCCTCTATCGCGACTGGCTGCCGTCGAGCGGCGAGGAACCTCGCGACTTTCCACTGTTCTGTCAGCGGATCAGCTTCTATCCCGATGCGCCCGAGCATGAGACGGTCACCGATCTGTTCCTGCCGATCGAATGA
- a CDS encoding phosphatase PAP2 family protein produces MKKTAATILVFAVLCAPAVAREAGFVTPEQSHPLEILATPPAPNSETSKAELAELHRIEAARTAEDVARAKADDENQTIFLFKTIFGDKFTKENLPAVEALGARLKADEAANTGAAKEAFHRIRPYNVDKTLHPVCKTKSKDDSYPSGHTTVGYLMGLALIDLAPERRDEILARADDYAHNRLVCGVHFPSDVAAARLIAYAVHAITELDPDYRKAVTAARAELRSALGLARAD; encoded by the coding sequence ATGAAGAAGACAGCCGCAACGATATTGGTTTTCGCCGTGCTCTGCGCGCCCGCCGTCGCGCGCGAGGCGGGCTTCGTCACGCCGGAGCAGAGCCACCCTCTCGAAATACTCGCAACTCCGCCGGCGCCCAATTCCGAGACCTCGAAGGCGGAGCTCGCCGAACTGCATCGCATCGAGGCCGCGCGCACCGCGGAAGACGTCGCGCGCGCCAAGGCCGACGACGAGAATCAGACGATCTTCCTGTTCAAGACCATTTTCGGCGACAAATTCACCAAGGAGAACCTGCCGGCCGTCGAGGCGCTCGGCGCGCGGCTGAAGGCGGACGAAGCGGCCAATACGGGCGCCGCCAAGGAGGCATTCCACCGCATCCGCCCCTATAATGTCGACAAGACTCTGCATCCCGTATGCAAGACCAAGTCGAAAGACGATTCCTATCCGAGCGGCCATACGACGGTCGGCTATCTGATGGGTCTGGCGCTGATCGATCTCGCGCCGGAGCGACGCGACGAAATTCTCGCGCGGGCCGACGATTACGCCCATAACCGCCTCGTCTGCGGCGTGCATTTCCCGAGCGACGTCGCCGCGGCCCGTCTGATCGCCTATGCGGTGCATGCGATCACCGAGCTCGACCCGGACTATCGCAAAGCGGTGACCGCCGCTCGTGCCGAGTTGCGCAGCGCGCTCGGTCTGGCGCGCGCCGATTGA
- a CDS encoding metallophosphoesterase: MTPIDATPYKSHPFDENDRWEFLRVGALSLLILIAASILAPARADDAYRWLQASADGWQARAVTQNDTCPVAEIDGHSVVMTPRARPGEGFPITICAVNVPKGAKSLSIDGAPLAPPPPRVDKILVFGDTGCRLKGMFLQDCNSIRAWPFRLTADMAAEFAPDLVIHVGDYHYRETACPASVKGCAGSPHGDNWATWKADFFEPGGALLRAAPWVLVRGNHEICARAGKGWTRALSPLPPAEDGRCVEREQAYRVDIDDPTLFVLDATEAEERTVVGEQAAFLRKQLAIAKDVPGPVWYAFHKPIFSLFRSRMGETLGVNETLAAAAHDGLPPGVQAILSGHLHAFEALSFREDRPAQFVVGVGGTAMDPHIPANFDGTTIGEANVEQGRGVAATFGFAIFERGDGEWIVTDYDAHAKPLLRCHLRGRKIDCD, encoded by the coding sequence ATGACCCCTATCGACGCAACGCCATATAAATCCCACCCTTTCGACGAGAATGACAGATGGGAATTTCTCCGTGTAGGCGCACTGTCTCTGCTCATCCTCATCGCTGCGTCGATCCTCGCCCCGGCGCGCGCAGACGACGCCTATCGCTGGCTGCAGGCCTCCGCCGACGGCTGGCAGGCGCGCGCGGTCACGCAGAACGACACTTGTCCCGTGGCCGAGATCGACGGACATTCCGTGGTCATGACGCCGCGCGCGCGGCCGGGCGAGGGCTTTCCGATCACCATTTGCGCGGTGAATGTTCCGAAAGGCGCCAAAAGCCTCTCCATCGACGGCGCTCCGCTCGCGCCTCCACCGCCCCGCGTCGACAAGATTCTGGTGTTCGGGGACACGGGCTGCCGGCTCAAGGGCATGTTCCTGCAGGACTGCAATTCGATCCGCGCCTGGCCCTTCCGCCTCACCGCCGATATGGCCGCGGAATTCGCGCCCGATCTCGTTATCCATGTCGGCGACTATCACTATCGCGAGACGGCCTGCCCGGCGAGCGTGAAGGGCTGCGCCGGTTCTCCGCATGGCGACAATTGGGCGACCTGGAAAGCCGATTTCTTCGAGCCCGGCGGCGCTTTGCTCCGCGCGGCGCCCTGGGTTCTCGTGCGCGGCAATCATGAAATCTGCGCGCGCGCCGGCAAGGGCTGGACCCGAGCGCTCTCGCCGCTCCCGCCCGCCGAGGATGGTCGATGCGTCGAGCGCGAGCAGGCGTATCGAGTCGATATCGACGATCCGACGCTGTTCGTTCTCGACGCCACCGAGGCGGAGGAACGCACCGTCGTCGGCGAGCAGGCCGCATTTCTGCGCAAGCAGCTGGCCATAGCGAAGGATGTTCCCGGCCCGGTCTGGTATGCGTTCCACAAACCGATATTTTCGCTGTTCCGTTCGCGAATGGGCGAAACGCTCGGCGTGAACGAGACCCTCGCCGCAGCGGCGCATGACGGCCTACCGCCGGGCGTCCAGGCGATCCTCTCGGGCCATTTGCACGCCTTCGAGGCGTTGAGCTTTCGGGAGGATCGGCCTGCGCAATTCGTCGTGGGCGTGGGTGGAACGGCGATGGACCCGCATATCCCCGCCAATTTCGACGGGACGACTATCGGCGAGGCGAATGTGGAACAGGGTCGCGGCGTCGCCGCCACCTTCGGCTTCGCGATCTTCGAGCGCGGGGATGGCGAGTGGATCGTCACCGACTATGACGCGCAT